AAGATCCCCTGACCCCGGAAGAAAGAGCGTGGCTGATTCAGCATGATGGAAAGATAACACTGGCAGTTGAAGCGGGTTATGCACCCTTTGCATTTATTGATGAAAACGGTGAGAGCCGGGGGCTGGCAACGGAATATATCGCGTTGCTGGAAAACAAATTGAATTTCAAAATCAATAAAATCAAGTTCAACTCACTGAACGAAATCCTGGACGCGGCCAAAAACAAAGAAATCGACATCGTAAATGCAGTGACCCGGACCCAGAATCGGGCACAGTATCTGCTTTTTACAAAACCGTTTATCGAAATACCGAACGTGATCATTGTCAGAAAGGATCAGAAAAAGTCTCTTTCAGTCGGCCAGATGAAAAACATGAAAGTATCTCTGGTTAAAGGCTATGCCATTACGGAATACCTGATCAGTAATTATCATGACCTGGAGATTGAACCGGTTCTGGATGATCTGACCGCACTGTTGAATGTCTCTTTCAGCCGGACGGATGCGGCAATTATAGACCTGGCGACTGCCTCATATTTTATGGAGCAGAAAGGAATTACAAACCTTCGCATCGCAGGAGATACCGGCCATGATATAAAGCTCGCCATCGCTTCCAGAAATGATTGGCCTGTATTGAACCGAATTTTAGCAAAAGGCCTGTCAACGATCACGGATAATGAGCGGGAACTCATTAAAAAAAGATGGTTTTCTTTGGGTCGGCTCAGCCTGCTCGAAAGTCAGGAATTCTGGACCATTATATTAACAGCTTTCTCTGTTTTCCTGGTATTTCTCGGATTGATACTGGTTTGGAACCGGGTTTTAAAGCGGGAGGTTGCGCAACGTACAAGCCAGTTAAAAAAAGAACTCATTGAACGAACAATCGCTGAAAATGAGATAAAAAAACAGAAACGCCTGTTTGAAACCATGTTCAATACCATACCCGATGGCGTTGTCATAACGAACACACAACGTGAAATCCTGCTGGCAAACAAGGGGATGGAAGCCACATTCGGGTATCTGCCGGGGGATCTTGTGGGAAAATCCACCCAGATGCTTTATGCGGACACATCCAGATATAATGAGGCAGGGACCAGCGTTTTTAACCGTAACGCCAAACGCTCTGGTGAATTATATGTGACTCGCTACCGGAATAAAAACGGCAGAGAATTTTCCGGTGAAACTTTCGGGGCAAAGCTGGTTGATGAAAACAATAACTGGATCGGCAATTTGGGAATCATGCGTGACATCACGGAACTGGAACAATCTGAAATACGGATTCAGCAGGCCCAGAAAATGGAATCCGTGGGCCGGCTGGCCGGCGGTGTGGCCCATGACTTCAATAACATGCTGGGGGTAATTCTGGGACACACGGAACTGGCCCTGTTGCAGGCAGATGAACATCACGAGCTGCATGATGATCTCAAAGAAATTCAGAAAGCGGCCAAACGGTCGGCGGACATCACCAAGCAGTTGCTGGCCTTTGCCAGAAAACAGGTCATTTCTCCCAGACAGCTGGATTTGAACGATACCGTGGAGAAAATGCTCAATATGCTGCGCCGGCTCATTGGTGAAGACATCGATCTGGTGTGGCAACCCTCTGCCCATCTGTGGCCGGTGAAAATGGACCCGTCACAGATCGACCAGATCCTTGCCAATCTGTGTGTCAATGCACGAGATGCCATTGGGGGCGTGGGTAAACTCACCATAGAAACCGGGAAAAAATCATTTGATGAGGAATATTGTAGTAAGCACCCAGGTTTCATCCCCGGTGATTTTGTCCTGCTGGCGGTCAGTGACAATGGCTGCGGCATGAACAAAGAGGTACTGGATAACCTGTTCGAGCCGTTTTTCACCACCAAAGATGTCGGCAAAGGCACGGGTTTAGGGCTTGCAACAATCTTTGGCATTGTCAAACAGAACAACGGTTTTATCAATGTATACAGTGAACCCGGTCAGGGTTCCACTTTCAAAATCTACCTCCCCCGGATTTTTACTAATGATGGTTGATTTCACGCAACTGAAAAAATGGAAAAAATAATGAAAAAGATTGTGCTGGTGGTGGTTTTATTAACAACATTTTTTTGTGGGATTTCAGCCATAGCTGAAGAACCTCGTAACGCTGAAAAGGATTTATTCATGACATCTTCTGCTGACTTGGATAAAACAGGCATCGTAAAGGAAGTAACCGATCGTTTCACACAACTCGTAGCCGCGATCAATCAAAAGGATATCGCTGCATGGGAAAAGTATTACAGCAAAAATGAGTTTGTTTCCGCCGTCGCAGGAGGCGTTTTTTTTGCCACGCGAAGTGACTGGGTTCAAGCGATCACATCCAACTTTTCCATGAGAGATAGTCAGCAATTGAAAGTGCACGAGGTCAAGGTTTTTCCTCTGGCTCCAGACATGGCGCTACTTACAAGTCAAAACAGGGTCGATATGCAGTTGAAAAGCGGCCAGGCTACAATATCCACGCATGTATACACAATGATCTGGAAAAAAGGCAAATCTGGCTGGCAAATTATACATTCCCATGAATCCTGGGTGAATGAGCCTGCCAGGAAATAGAAATTACGTTTATGTTTTAATGAACAAAATGGTTTCAAGTCCAGGAACTCTTTCGAATTCGCTTTTATTGCCTGTGAGTACCGCACAGTTATGGACTAAGGCGGTTGCTGAAATAATCAGATCATGTGCCCCTATCATCATACCCTGCCTGGAAAGTGATGCAAATAAACCAGCATGTACTCTGGCGACTTCAGTATTAAAATCCAACACTGGCACTTTACTTAATATGGATTCCACAAAAGCGGAACGACGCGCCTTTCTTGACTCATTATCAGCATAATGAACACCAGCCAACAATTCAGAAACAGTCACTGCGCTGATATATACATCGCCATATTCTTCCCAGGGTGAAAAATCTATCAAAGATTTCGATCGCTCAGAATGAATAAAAACATTTGTGTCCAGCATTAATCCCATTGTGTCTTCTCCAGGGGTATCTGTTTTCGAATATCCGCCAGATCTTTTGCAAAGACACCTGCATCATCTCCAAGCGAAGGCAGCTCTGCGAACATTCTATTCAGGTCTTTGACTTTTAAAGAGGACGCAATTGAAACTGGAGAAATTCGAGCGATCACCTTATTACCACGTTCCAACTCAACACTGACACCTTGATAAAAAATTCGATTAAGCAAATCAGAAAATTGTCTTACTGCCTGGGTGACACTTATACGCTCCATGACTCGCTCCTCATAAATAATAAAAATCATATAATATGATTATATTACTGTCAGCACGGATGTTTGTAAAGGATTTTTTTGAAAAGCGGTTCGTTCATCAAAGCCTGAAGGGCAGTCAGTAAGCAGCCTTTTAAGTTCTGATTCGGTCAATGGTATAAAAGGCCAATCGTGCAGAACGCGTTCCACCCGACAGGATAATGCCGATGGCATCAGCACCCTGGTCCTGGGCCAGGGATTTGAAAAAACTGTCAATGGGAAGGTTGAATCCCCTGGGCTGGGGCAGATCCATGAGCTGGAGGGTGCCGTTTAAAATGGCCATATCCTTGTTGGGCGGAATCACATAGATCCTGTTGGGCTGAATCGTAAGCCCGTCTGTTATCTGATGGACCTTCATCTGTGTTTTTTTCTGAATCAGCTTTTTTGTCATGGACATGTCCCCTGTCCTGAGAAATTGGAATGTACGAAAGATATAAACTGTTCTGGTTATAGGCCGGGCAACTGCCTTCTGTCAAGGAAACGGATAAAAACTTTATGGGTGTGATTAAACACTCATTTTTCCTTATTTTGCCTGATGGCATGAACGGTCTCCATTCCCTGGGTCTTGTTCACCGTATGGATCTGAATTTGAGGCGGCTCACATAAGAGGGTTCTGGTTCCCAAAAGGACCCCGAATCGAAGGGATTTTATATGCTGGTCCAGGTCCTTTTGGGTCTCCCATTCCTCCAGCAATATGAGGCGGTGCTTGTCTTTGATGTCACAAAATGCACAACAGCTGTTGCAGCCGGGTTCCCCTCCCACCGGTTCAATCAGCGAAAGCAGTGTCTGTATGACTTCCAGCTGCTTTTCCGGAAACACTTTCAGGGTTGTTCTGACAATGATCATATCACTCACCTCTTAAAATAGTTTGGGTTGACAGCAGTCCGGCTGCAGACAAACAGTTTCTGAACAACCGCTTTGGATTTGCTGACAAGATACCGGGCAAAGACAACGCTTCTGTTATCTCTGGTCAATGCTGAATATGGCAATCATTGTGCCACACGGGTGATCTGGAATAAAAATTTTTGTATAACGTTGATTTTCAA
Above is a window of Desulfotignum balticum DSM 7044 DNA encoding:
- a CDS encoding transporter substrate-binding domain-containing protein encodes the protein MINHVFRIIAVLLIVFPFISCETKNYKDPLTPEERAWLIQHDGKITLAVEAGYAPFAFIDENGESRGLATEYIALLENKLNFKINKIKFNSLNEILDAAKNKEIDIVNAVTRTQNRAQYLLFTKPFIEIPNVIIVRKDQKKSLSVGQMKNMKVSLVKGYAITEYLISNYHDLEIEPVLDDLTALLNVSFSRTDAAIIDLATASYFMEQKGITNLRIAGDTGHDIKLAIASRNDWPVLNRILAKGLSTITDNERELIKKRWFSLGRLSLLESQEFWTIILTAFSVFLVFLGLILVWNRVLKREVAQRTSQLKKELIERTIAENEIKKQKRLFETMFNTIPDGVVITNTQREILLANKGMEATFGYLPGDLVGKSTQMLYADTSRYNEAGTSVFNRNAKRSGELYVTRYRNKNGREFSGETFGAKLVDENNNWIGNLGIMRDITELEQSEIRIQQAQKMESVGRLAGGVAHDFNNMLGVILGHTELALLQADEHHELHDDLKEIQKAAKRSADITKQLLAFARKQVISPRQLDLNDTVEKMLNMLRRLIGEDIDLVWQPSAHLWPVKMDPSQIDQILANLCVNARDAIGGVGKLTIETGKKSFDEEYCSKHPGFIPGDFVLLAVSDNGCGMNKEVLDNLFEPFFTTKDVGKGTGLGLATIFGIVKQNNGFINVYSEPGQGSTFKIYLPRIFTNDG
- a CDS encoding YybH family protein; translation: MKKIVLVVVLLTTFFCGISAIAEEPRNAEKDLFMTSSADLDKTGIVKEVTDRFTQLVAAINQKDIAAWEKYYSKNEFVSAVAGGVFFATRSDWVQAITSNFSMRDSQQLKVHEVKVFPLAPDMALLTSQNRVDMQLKSGQATISTHVYTMIWKKGKSGWQIIHSHESWVNEPARK
- a CDS encoding type II toxin-antitoxin system VapC family toxin; protein product: MGLMLDTNVFIHSERSKSLIDFSPWEEYGDVYISAVTVSELLAGVHYADNESRKARRSAFVESILSKVPVLDFNTEVARVHAGLFASLSRQGMMIGAHDLIISATALVHNCAVLTGNKSEFERVPGLETILFIKT
- a CDS encoding chemotaxis protein CheB; amino-acid sequence: MSMTKKLIQKKTQMKVHQITDGLTIQPNRIYVIPPNKDMAILNGTLQLMDLPQPRGFNLPIDSFFKSLAQDQGADAIGIILSGGTRSARLAFYTIDRIRT
- a CDS encoding putative quinol monooxygenase, with product MIIVRTTLKVFPEKQLEVIQTLLSLIEPVGGEPGCNSCCAFCDIKDKHRLILLEEWETQKDLDQHIKSLRFGVLLGTRTLLCEPPQIQIHTVNKTQGMETVHAIRQNKEK